The genome window CCGAGCAGACCTGCAGGGCAGGGGTGCGCTCATGGGCCCCGATATGAGCTTCGATGCGTTCGCTTGGCAGAAAGGGCAATGGCGCTACCAGCGCGACATCGACCTGCGGGACCCGAATCCCGATAAGCGGCCCTTCAATAACCCGCCGAAGGAGCCACGCAAGTGAGGCCTGCTGCCAGACCTTGGTTCACCCGATATGCGTCCCGGGATGATCGTGAATGAGCGGCAATGGCCCGTGGTCAGCGGTCGAGGTCCGAAATCGCATTCCTGATCATCGCCGGCCGTTCACGGTTCAGTGCGCCAGATGGAAGCGGCCGAGAAATGAGTGGATGACGTGCGGATCCTTCTCCTTTCTTTGCGCGCCCTTGAATCTGGGCATCGCATGACCAAGTCCTCGAAGCCCTTGAAGATCGCGCGCAAGCGATCGCGCATCCATGGCAACGGCGTCTTCGCCACGGCCGGCATCCGCAAAGGCGAGCGCATCGTCGAATACACCGGAAGGCGCATCACGCACGAAGAAGCCGATGAGCAGTACCACGGCGATGTGAGCACCGGCCATACCTTCCTCTTCACGCTGAACAGGCACTGGGTGATCGATGCCAATCGTGGCGGCGGTGTGGCGAGGTGGATCAACACCAGCTGCGAGCCCAATGCCGTGGCCTACGTCCACAGCGAGAAGAAGAAGCGCCCCGACCCGAAGAAGGACTTCGTGGTGATCGAGGCCCTGCGCGCCATCAAGGCCGGTGAGGAGATCACCTACGACTACGGCTTCGACTTCGAGATGCCCTATACCGTGAAGCTGCTGCGCACCTGGGCCTGCAAATGCGGATCGCCCAAGTGCCGTGGCACCATGCTCAAGGGCAAGAAGGCCCGCGAGGTGATGAAGAAGCACCCGAACTGGCATAAGGGGCTTTGAGGGCGAGGAACGGCGTGAGGGCTGGCCCATGCGCTGCTGCATCAGGTACCTTCGCGGCCATGCGCGTTGATTCGATCCTGCTCCTTGCGTGGTGCTGGAGCGCCTGTTCCGCGCCGAAGGGCGATCTCTGCGCCGATTCCTTCTCGCCCTACCAGGATCTGGTGAGCGGGCGCACCCGTAACGCGGCCAATGCAGCCTACGTGGATGCCATGGCCTTGTACGAGCAAGGAGATCATGAAGGCGCCATCGCCGGCTTGCGGAGCTACCTGGACACGCCGGGCGCCGATAAGCGCGCCTACCTCTATCTCGCCGTGAGCCAATTGGCCGTGGGGCAGCCCTTCGAGGCGGAGCTCAGCATCGATCAATTGGAGAACAGCACCGTGCCCGGCTACAAGGATCCCTGCGAATGGTACACGGTGCTGTGCTGGCTGTGCAGCAACCAGCTGGATCGCGCAGCAGCAGGCGCCAAGCGCATCGCTCAAGGGCCGCACACCTACCGCCGCGAAGCGGAGGTTCTGCTAGAACGATTGGAGCGCACGCGATGAGATTGCCCGATGCCGAGCGATTGCTGCGCGGATCATTCGAGCGCCCCTTGCCGGGGCACGATGCCTTCCTGGAACTGAGCGGCTACAAGCGCCCCGATCTGGAGGCCGCGCGCCGCGCTGATCCCCCGCCGCGCGAGAGCGCCGTGCTGGCCCTGATCTATGAACGGCATGAAGAGGCGCACGTGCTGCTGATGCTCCGCCCGGACTACGATGGCGTGCATAGCGGGCAGGTGTCGTTCCCCGGCGGACGCCGGGAGCCGCATGATGCCGACCTGCGCGCCACCGCGCTGCGCGAGTTCGCCGAGGAGACCGGGGCCGCTCCAGATGCCGAAGTGCTCGGCGCGCTCAGCCCGGTGTACATCCCGCCGAGCCGCTCGTTGGTGACGCCCTACGTGGCGATCGCGAAGCAGGCCGGCCCCTTCTCGCCCGACCCGCGCGAAGTGGCCGAGCTGATCGAGGCGCCGCTGAGCTTGCTGCTGCACGACGACATCCTGAAGCGGCGCGAGCAGCACATCGCGATCATGGGCCGGAGCGTGGAGATCCCCTATTTCGATGTGCAAGGCCGCGTGGTCTGGGGCGCCACGGCCATGATGATCGCCGAGCTACGCGAGCTCCTTCGCCGCTGAGAGGCCGCAGTAGCGCAGCAGCTCCTCATTCGGGCGCGTACCGTCGCGGTCGCTGCTGTACTGAGACTTGATGCGCTTCACGAAATACATGTCGATGGCGCCTTTGTTCTTGGCATCGATCTGCCCGCGGTGCACGCACTCGAAGTGGTCCTTCACGATCGCGTAGGTGGCCCCGCTGATGTTCACCTCCCCCACCTCGCCGCTGCTCTCCATGCGGCTGGCGGTGTTCACGGTATCGCCCCAGATGTCGTAGGCGAACTTGCGCTTGCCCACCACGCCGGCCACAACGGGCCCGGTATGGACGCCGATGCGCAAGGCCCAACCCTCCTTGCCCACGGCGCGGTGCTCCTCCT of Flavobacteriales bacterium contains these proteins:
- a CDS encoding SET domain-containing protein-lysine N-methyltransferase, with the translated sequence MTKSSKPLKIARKRSRIHGNGVFATAGIRKGERIVEYTGRRITHEEADEQYHGDVSTGHTFLFTLNRHWVIDANRGGGVARWINTSCEPNAVAYVHSEKKKRPDPKKDFVVIEALRAIKAGEEITYDYGFDFEMPYTVKLLRTWACKCGSPKCRGTMLKGKKAREVMKKHPNWHKGL
- a CDS encoding CoA pyrophosphatase; the protein is MRLPDAERLLRGSFERPLPGHDAFLELSGYKRPDLEAARRADPPPRESAVLALIYERHEEAHVLLMLRPDYDGVHSGQVSFPGGRREPHDADLRATALREFAEETGAAPDAEVLGALSPVYIPPSRSLVTPYVAIAKQAGPFSPDPREVAELIEAPLSLLLHDDILKRREQHIAIMGRSVEIPYFDVQGRVVWGATAMMIAELRELLRR